A segment of the Leclercia adecarboxylata genome:
TTTCAGGGCGACACGCGGCTTATTTACCAGAGCCTGATGTGGAGTCGCCTGGCCTCACGCATCATGTTGCCGATGAGAGAGTGTAAGGTTTACAGCGATCTCGATCTTTATCTGGGCGTGCAGACGATCGACTGGACAGAGATTTTTGCTCCGGGCGCCACTTTTGCCGTGCACTTCAGCGGCCTCAACGACGAGATCCGCAACAGCCAGTACGGCGCGTTGAAGGTCAAAGATGCCATCGTCGACAGTTTCACCCGCAAAAATCTGGAACGTCCGAACGTCGATCGTGAAAACCCGGATCTGCGCATTAACGTGCGTCTGAACAAAGAGATCGCCAGTATCGCGCTGGATCTGTGTGGCGAAGGCCTGCACCAGCGCGGCTACCGCGACCGGGCGGGTATCGCGCCGATCAAAGAGAACCTGGCGGCGGCCATTGTCATGCGTTCCGGCTGGCAGCCGGGCACGCCGCTGCTCGATCCGATGTGCGGTTCCGGTACGCTGCTGATTGAAGCGGCCATGCTGGCGACCGATCGCGCACCGGGTCTGCACCGCGGCCAGTGGGGTTTCAAGGGCTGGGCACAGCATGACGAAGCCACCTGGCAGGAAGTGAAAGCCGAAGCTCAGACCCGCGCCCGTGCCGGTCTGGCTGCCTATGAATCCCGTTTCTACGGTTCTGACAGCGATGCCCGCGTGATTGAACGCGCGCGCAGCAACGCCCGTCGCGCCGGGATTGGCGAGCTGGTCTCCTTTGAGGTGAAAGATGTCTCCCAGCTCACCAACCCGCTGCCGAAAGGTCCGTACGGGACGGTGATCAGCAACCCGCCTTACGGCGAACGTCTGGACAGCGAGCCGGCGCTGATTGCCCTGCACAGCCTGCTGGGCCGCACCATGAAGGATCTGTTTGGCGGCTGGAACCTCTCCCTGTTCAGCGCCTCGCCGGAGCTGCTGAGCTGCCTGCAGCTGCGCGCCGAGCGTCAGTTCAAGGCCAAAAACGGCCCGCTGGACTGCGTGCAGAAGAACTACCATCTGGCCGAGAAAGAAGCCGACAGCAAACCGGCCAGCATTGCGGAAGATTACGCCAACCGTCTGCGTAAAAATCTGAAGAAATTTGAAAAATGGGCGAAGCAGGAAGGGATTGAGTGCTATCGCCTGTATGACGCCGATCTGCCGGAGTACAACGTCGCGGTCGACCGCTACGGCGAGTGGGTGGTGGTGCAGGAGTACGCCCCGCCAAAAACCGTCGATCCGCAGAAAGCGCGTCAGCGTATGCTGGATATCATTGCCGCGACCATCAACGTGCTGAACATCGCCCCGAACAAGCTGATCCTGAAAACGCGTGAGCGTCAGAAGGGGAAAAACCAGTACGAGAAGATGAACAGCAAGGGCGAGTTTATCGAAGTGGGCGAATATAACGCGCGCCTGTGGGTCAACCTGACCGATTACCTCGATACCGGCCTGTTCCTTGACCACCGTATCGCCCGCCGTATGCTGGGCCAGATGAGCAAAGGCAAGGATTTCCTGAACCTCTTCTCCTACACCGGCAGCGCCAGCGTGCATGCCGGTCTGGGCGGCGCGCGCACGACCACGACCGTGGACATGTCCCGCACCTATCTGGAGTGGGCAGAGCGCAACCTGCGTCTCAACGGCCTGACCGGCCGGGCACACCGTCTGCTGCAGGCCGACGTGCTGGGCTGGCTGCGCGAATCGGAGGAGCAGTTCGATCTGATCTTTATCGATCCGCCGACCTTCTCCAACTCCAAACGCATGGAAGAGTCTTTTGACGTTCAGCGCGACCATCTGGCGCTGATGAAGGATCTTAAACGGATGCTGCGTAAAGGCGGCACCATCATGTTCTCGAACAACAAGCGCGGCTTCCGCATGGATCACGAAGGGCTGGAAGAACTGGGGCTGAAAGCACAAGAAATCAGTCAAAAAACCCTGTCCCAGGATTTTGCCCGTAACCGTCAGATCCACAACTGCTGGCTGATCACCGCCGCCTGAAAGGAAAAGTAAATGTCATTAATTAGCATGCATGGCGCGTGGCTCTCATTCAGCGACGCACCGCTTCTCGATAACGCAGAACTGCATATCGAAGATAACGAACGTGTCTGTCTGGTAGGCCGTAACGGCGCCGGTAAATCGACCCTGA
Coding sequences within it:
- the rlmKL gene encoding bifunctional 23S rRNA (guanine(2069)-N(7))-methyltransferase RlmK/23S rRNA (guanine(2445)-N(2))-methyltransferase RlmL — encoded protein: MNSLFASTARGLEELLKTELESLGAQECQVVQGGVHFQGDTRLIYQSLMWSRLASRIMLPMRECKVYSDLDLYLGVQTIDWTEIFAPGATFAVHFSGLNDEIRNSQYGALKVKDAIVDSFTRKNLERPNVDRENPDLRINVRLNKEIASIALDLCGEGLHQRGYRDRAGIAPIKENLAAAIVMRSGWQPGTPLLDPMCGSGTLLIEAAMLATDRAPGLHRGQWGFKGWAQHDEATWQEVKAEAQTRARAGLAAYESRFYGSDSDARVIERARSNARRAGIGELVSFEVKDVSQLTNPLPKGPYGTVISNPPYGERLDSEPALIALHSLLGRTMKDLFGGWNLSLFSASPELLSCLQLRAERQFKAKNGPLDCVQKNYHLAEKEADSKPASIAEDYANRLRKNLKKFEKWAKQEGIECYRLYDADLPEYNVAVDRYGEWVVVQEYAPPKTVDPQKARQRMLDIIAATINVLNIAPNKLILKTRERQKGKNQYEKMNSKGEFIEVGEYNARLWVNLTDYLDTGLFLDHRIARRMLGQMSKGKDFLNLFSYTGSASVHAGLGGARTTTTVDMSRTYLEWAERNLRLNGLTGRAHRLLQADVLGWLRESEEQFDLIFIDPPTFSNSKRMEESFDVQRDHLALMKDLKRMLRKGGTIMFSNNKRGFRMDHEGLEELGLKAQEISQKTLSQDFARNRQIHNCWLITAA